AAGAATTATTCCAACAAGTTTCTCCACCGATTGCTGTTAATACAACGGCTGTATTATCATCCTTAGTCCTTAAATCAGCGGAAGTACGATAATCTTCCGGGCATGTTCCTGCCCTGTTTAGTACTGCATATACGGTATTACGTAAGTTCGTTAATTCAGTTTTGCTTAAAGTTAATTCTGTTTCTTTACCCGTATAAGCATAATCAATCATTCCGGTTTTGGAATCAAAACTTCCAAGATTGTTATGCCAACCTAATAAATGGTTGAACCGGTTGTTATCATAACTATAACTAGTTCGCCTTGTTACTGCTCTTGTCGATGAGTTCTCATCAGATTCAGATGCAATCTTTAAAATACCGTTTTCAATTTTTCCTTCCAACCGTGCAGGTACATTGAAAGCTGTTGAAATAATATATACATCTGAAACATAACTTGGTAAATTTAATTCTCCATTGAATTTACCATTTTCGTCTGTGCGGGCAGCATCCAGATATTTAATGTTTTCATTTAATGTGAATGATGAACTACCCTCTTGTTCAATTAAGGGATCCTTGTCATAAATATAGAAAGGGATTTTTGAATCAGCAATGGCATAATCAATGTTTGCCTGTACCGTTGTTGTTGTCGAAAAATCAGATGGGTTACTTTCTTTTTCCGGAGCTTCCTGGTATAAGTCTTTATCACTGTCTACACAACCGCTTATACCCACTGCGATGACCATTGTGCATGCTAACCAAAACTTTTTCATATACGTTGCTTTTTTGTTTATGCGATTACTAAAATGTTTGTTTTGCAATAAAAATACCCGTAAGCACTTTGAAATCCAAAGGTTTACGGGTGCAAAAATACATATAATATTCAATATTATAACATAAAGTTGAATATTTTTTCGAAAATGTGTTCTATAACTTGTATTTTCCGGTCTTTTACTCGACGCTTCTTAACCAGGCAATCTCTTCCGCCCACTTACTCTCATCAGGAGTTTCGAGTATTAGCGGCATATTGTCGAATCTTGAATCCTGCATTAATCTTTCAAAAAATGCTTTTCCAATCAGTCCTTCGCCGATACTGTCGTGGCGGTCTACATGGGTACCTAGTGCTTTCTTTGAGTCATTCAAGTGCATGCCGCGTAGATAATTGAATCCTACTTCCTTTTCGAATTCATCGAATACCTTATCGTAATCGTTCACTATATCATAACCTGCTGTATATGTATGGCAAGTATCAAGACAAATGCCTACCCGGCTTTTGTCATTTACCCGGTCAATAATATATTTTAGTTGCCAGAATTCGCTCCCCAGATTACTACCTTGTCCGGCAGTATTTTCGATAACGGCTGTCACTCCTTTTGTCTTTTCCAAAGTGATATTAATACTTTCCGCAATAAGTGCCAGGCAATCTTCTATTGATATTTTATTGAGAGAACTGCCGGGATGAAAATTTAGAAGTTTCAATCCGAGTTGTTCGCAACGTTGCATTTCATCCAGAAAGGCGGCGCGGCTTTTTGCCAATCCTTCTTCCTCGGGGTGTCCCAGATTAATAAGGTAACTGTCATGAGGCAGGATATATTCCGGCTGAAAACCGAACTTCTTGCAATTCTCCTTGAAAAGACTGATACTTTCTTCTGTCAAAGGTTTGCTTACCCATTGGCGTTGGTTCTTGGTGAATAACGCAAAAGCATTTGCTCCTATCTCATGCGCATTGACGGGGGCGAATTCTACGCCACCGGATGCGCTTACATGTGCTCCGATATACTTCATACTTTGTTCCTTTTTTGATTCTAATATGCAAATATAACGTTTTTCCGGAACTATATGTTTGTTTATCATATTCTCCTGGTAGTAAAATAATGTCTGTATAATCACGATTTTTGCATGCTTAAGCATGCTTTTGTACCGTTTACTCTCAAAGCGGGACTTTGCGCTTTTTTTTGCTCGGATAAATCAAATACCTTTGTATTATAAGGGAAGTTATAGAATAATAGTAAAAAATATAAGCTAAAATAGATTATTATGAAGAACGCATTATTAAAATTATTCCATTGTGTAAACGTCGTTTTACCATCATTAACCATCGGATTGTTTCTTTTCTTCTTTGCTGACATACCACTCCATGCACAGGATGTGGATCAAAACATTGACAGACGATATGATATTATCTGCGAAGGAAATGGAGTTGAAGGTACTTATCTGGTCCGCGTCTGGGTATATGCCAATAAACAGAATCTCAAACCGGAGCAATTGCGGAAGTATGCCATTCATGGGGTTATATTTAAAGGTGTGACAGGCAGTGCAAAATGTAACGGACAGAAGCCGTTCGCTAAAAGCTTATCTGTGGAAGAAGAGAATAAGAAGTACTTCGATGAATTCTTTGAAAAGAAGAATGCCTATCTCAATTTTGCCACTATCGTGGAAGGAACATTTGAACGTGTGAAGGTGACCAAACGGCAATATAAAATAGGCGCCGTCGTATCCGTTTCCAAAGACCAGTTGCGCAAGCAATTGGAAGCAGATGGCATAATCAGAGGGTTGTCCACGGGGTTTTAATAGGTGAATAAACTATTTGTATATGAAAAAGATATATTATGCTTTTGTTTTATTGATTTATTCCATCAATATGTTCGGGCAAGCCAAGAAACCGGAGTTAATGGTTGTACCCAGTTTGCCATGGTGTAATGAAAGAGGATACGTTGTTGAAAGACAGACAGAACTGGGCAGTGAGATTTTGCCGGATTATAAGAAAGCCCTTGCGCAAGACAAAGACTTGATGAATGTTATTTCTAAAATAGGCATTTTAATGGCTGATAAGGGATTCCCGCTGAAAGACCTTTCCGCTTCGATTAAGAATATGGAGATTATTAATGCCCAAAATGCGATGACCTTAAGCAAGAATTCAGGTGCGGCATTGGCAGAGAGTGCGCTGGATATGCTGAAACGGACAGCCAAATGTGATATTGTTTTGGAAGTCGATTGGAGCGTTAATACCACAGGACCGAAAAAGTCGGTTACGTACAATCTCCGTGGAATTGATGCTTACACCAATATGCAAGTCGCAGGTGCACAAGGAACGGGGCAGCCCTCTTTTTCGGCCGAAATTCCGGTATTGATAGAAGAAGCTATTTCGGCTAACATGGATAACTTCACATCACAGTTGCAAACTCACTTTGACAACCTCTTCGAGAATGGTAGAGAAGTGGCTATTGATATTAACGTATTCGATACAGGACAAGGCATTGATTTGGAAACAGAATATGGAGACAATGAGCTGATAGATGTGATAGAAGAGTGGTTGGAGAAAAACTGCGTGAAGGGGCGTTTCAGTAAAACGGAAGGTTCGGAGAATTTCGCAATGTTCAATCAGGTCAGAATACCGATGATGAAC
The DNA window shown above is from Bacteroides faecium and carries:
- a CDS encoding DUF6175 family protein, whose protein sequence is MKKIYYAFVLLIYSINMFGQAKKPELMVVPSLPWCNERGYVVERQTELGSEILPDYKKALAQDKDLMNVISKIGILMADKGFPLKDLSASIKNMEIINAQNAMTLSKNSGAALAESALDMLKRTAKCDIVLEVDWSVNTTGPKKSVTYNLRGIDAYTNMQVAGAQGTGQPSFSAEIPVLIEEAISANMDNFTSQLQTHFDNLFENGREVAIDINVFDTGQGIDLETEYGDNELIDVIEEWLEKNCVKGRFSKTEGSENFAMFNQVRIPMMNENGKAMDTEDFVKELRKVLRKAPYNLTCKVVPRGLGRCQLIIGDK
- the nfo gene encoding deoxyribonuclease IV, whose protein sequence is MKYIGAHVSASGGVEFAPVNAHEIGANAFALFTKNQRQWVSKPLTEESISLFKENCKKFGFQPEYILPHDSYLINLGHPEEEGLAKSRAAFLDEMQRCEQLGLKLLNFHPGSSLNKISIEDCLALIAESINITLEKTKGVTAVIENTAGQGSNLGSEFWQLKYIIDRVNDKSRVGICLDTCHTYTAGYDIVNDYDKVFDEFEKEVGFNYLRGMHLNDSKKALGTHVDRHDSIGEGLIGKAFFERLMQDSRFDNMPLILETPDESKWAEEIAWLRSVE